The Lycium barbarum isolate Lr01 chromosome 12, ASM1917538v2, whole genome shotgun sequence genome includes a region encoding these proteins:
- the LOC132621880 gene encoding AT-hook motif nuclear-localized protein 10-like → MSFAESNGAVHMGSSVTASDGGTTPYYPIMPPISSSPPPPPTEKTYQVPIAGVSVSGDAAPVSVDPTIEQVKRKRGRPRKYAPPDGIISPLSLSAEGGERRKGRGRPPGSGRKQQLPDLGSAGAGIGFRPHVITLKAGEDVLAKLTAFSQSISQAVCILSANGSISNVTLQQAAISGGTVTYEGQFEILSLSGYFLSESGGERSRTGGLSVLLAGPDGHVLGGGVAGVLTAASAVQVIVGSFGMEGQKQLKLDNSDAFGVPSALVFGASTAKSSSSLGTVSESSGEPVSPHNQLAEASNNSPPVVANNLPWR, encoded by the exons ATGTCTTTTGCAGAATCCAATGGAGCTGTTCACATGGGATCATCCGTCACTGCTTCAGATGGTGGTACCACACCGTACTACCCTATCATGCCTCCAATTTCCTCTTCACCTCCTCCTCCTCCGACGGAGAAGACTTATCAAGTCCCCATCGCCGGCGTTTCTGTTTCCGGCGATGCGGCTCCGGTGAGTGTGGACCCTACAATTGAGCAGGTTAAAAGAAAGCGAGGTAGACCGAGGAAGTATGCTCCTCCTGATGGGATAATCTCTCCTCTGTCGTTGTCTGCGGAGGGAGGAGAGCGGAGAAAGGGAAGGGGGAGACCACCTGGTTCTGGCAGAAAACAGCAATTACCTGATTTAG GATCAGCAGGTGCAGGGATTGGATTTAGACCGCATGTTATCACATTAAAAGCAGGGGAG GATGTATTGGCAAAACTAACGGCGTTCTCTCAAAGTATCTCTCAAGCCGTCTGCATTTTGTCAGCAAATGGATCCATATCTAACGTGACACTTCAGCAAGCAGCAATATCTGGTGGAACTGTAACATATGAG GGACAGTTTGAGATCCTGTCTCTATCTGGTTACTTTCTCTCAGAATCTGGTGGTGAGCGCAGCAGGACAGGTGGTTTGAGTGTGTTACTGGCTGGACCAGATGGCCATGTTCTAGGTGGTGGTGTGGCAGGAGTTCTTACTGCGGCGTCCGCTGTACAG GTTATTGTTGGTAGTTTTGGCATGGAAGGTCAAAAACAGTTAAAATTGGATAATTCTGATGCTTTTGGTGTGCCATCCGCCCTGGTCTTTGGAGCATCAACGGCTAAAAGTTCATCGTCACTCGGAACTGTAAGCGAGTCCAGTGGTGAGCCTGTGAGCCCTCATAATCAGCTTGCTGAAGCTTCAAATAATAGTCCTCCTGTAGTTGCTAATAACTTGCCCTGGAGGTAA